One Aegilops tauschii subsp. strangulata cultivar AL8/78 chromosome 7, Aet v6.0, whole genome shotgun sequence genomic window carries:
- the LOC109784562 gene encoding ABC transporter B family member 28, with amino-acid sequence MALSSWSMRLPYSPSRPTLNPRRSRLLFSPSVPILNPRPSRLPATSHVADSGRRRCLRLGRPPHAYISAPAPGPDAYQSPSFDAAEAAADVAAAISSTDAITWAGVWALLSQHKARLAISLAALLACTTSTLSMPLFSGRFFETLIGRGSEPLTRLLSKIAVLYTLEPIFTIVFVINMTVVWEKVMGRLRSQIFRRILIQKMVFFDRHKVGELTGLLTSDLGSLKGVVSDNISRDRGLRAFSEITGTLCILFTLSTELAPVLGLLIVSVSVIVAIFKRSTVPTFKSYGIVQAHISDCVSETFSAIRTVRSFGGEKRQISMFDNLALSFQNSGTKLGVLKAANESLTRVVVYVSLMALYILGGSKVSAGKLSIGTMASFIGYTFTLTFAVQGAVNTLGDLRGTFASIERINSVLSAKDIDDSLAYGLAKELDNKETEDSNGRVHEKGTVNTRYMSALKSSSSCSDLAWSGDIHLEDVHFSYPLRSDVDVLNGLDLVIECGKVTALVGSSGAGKSTVVQLLARYYEPTQGRITVAGEDIRVFDKREWSQIVSLVNQDPVLFSASVGENIAYGLPDDVVSKDEIIKAAKAANAHEFIISLPQGYDTLVGERGSLLSGGQRQRIAIARALLKNAPFLILDEATSALDTTSERLVQEALDLLMKGRTSLVIAHRLSTVQNAHRIAVCSDGKIMELGTHAELVAKGGSYAALVGTQRLAFE; translated from the exons ATGGCGCTCTCCAGCTGGAGCATGCGCCTCCCCTACAGCCCCTcccgccccaccctgaaccctcGCCGCAGCCGCCTCCTCTTCAGCCCCTCCGTCCCCATCCTGAACCCTCGCCCCAGCCGCCTCCCCGCCACGTCCCACGTGGCCGATTCCGGCCGACGCCGCTGCCTCCGCCTGGGCCGCCCGCCCCATGCGTACATCTCGGCGCCGGCGCCCGGCCCCGACGCCTACCAGTCCCCCTCCTTCGACGCCGCAGAGGCGGCTGCCGATGTGGCCGCCGCCATCTCCTCAACTGACGCCATCACCTGGGCTGGCGTCTGGGCCCTCCTGTCGCAGCACAAGGCCCGCTTGGCGATCTCCCTGGCCGCGCTCCTGGCGTGCACGACCAGCACCCTCTCCATGCCGCTCTTCTCAG GGAGGTTCTTCGAAACCCTGATAGGGAGGGGGTCCGAACCCCTAACGAGGCTCTTGTCCAAAATCGCGGTATTATACACACTGGAGCCGATATTTACCATCGTCTTTGTGATCAACATGACGGTGGTCTGGGAGAAAGTGATGGGGAGACTGCGGAGCCAGATATTTCGGAGGATTCTGATCCAAAAG ATGGTATTTTTTGATCGTCACAAG GTCGGCGAGTTAACTGGATTGTTGACATCTGATTTAGGTTCTTTGAAGGGTGTAGTAAGTGACAACATATCAAGAGATCGTGGGCTAAGGGCATTCTCTGAG ATCACTGGTACACTGTGTATACTTTTCACATTATCCACTGAGCTTGCTCCTGTTCTAGGACTCCTCATAGTCTCTGTCTCCGTAATAGTTG CTATTTTCAAGAGGTCAACTGTCCCCACCTTTAAATCTTACGGAATTGTCCAAGCTCATATATCAGACTGCGTGTCAGAAACATTTTCAGCCATCCGTACT GTTAGGTCATTTGGTGGCGAGAAACGACAAATTTCTATGTTTGACAACTTG GCACTTTCTTTTCAAAATAGCGGCACAAAGCTAGGAGTGCTGAAAGCTGCCAATGAGTCATTGACTCGAGTGGTAGTTTATGTTTCCCTAATGGCGCTTTACATTCTTGGTGGAAGCAAAGTCAGTGCG GGCAAGTTGTCTATTGGAACCATGGCATCTTTTATTGGTTACACATTCACACTGACCTTTGCT GTTCAAGGAGCTGTTAATACCCTAGGTGATCTGCGTGGGACATTTGCTTCTATAGAGAGAATAAATTCTGTTCTGTCAGCAAAGGACATTGATGATTCACTTGCGTATGGTTTAGCCAAAGAACTTGACAATAAAGAAACTGAAGATTCTAATGGTAGAGTGCATGAAAAGGGCACTGTTAACACACGTTACATGTCAGCATTGAAATCTTCAAGCAGCTGTAGTGATCTAGCCTGGTCTGGAGACATTCACCTGGAAG ATGTTCATTTCTCCTATCCACTGAGATCTGATGTGGATGTCTTAAATGGGCTTGATCTTGTAATTGAGTGTGGAAAAGTCACAGCACTTGTTGGCTCTAGTGGTGCTGGGAAAAGTACAGTGGTGCAACTTTTAGCGCGGTACTATGAG CCTACTCAAGGTCGCATCACGGTGGCAGGGGAAGACATTCGTGTATTTGATAAAAGAGAATGGTCTCAAATTGTATCCCTAGTGAATCAG GACCCTGTCCTATTCTCGGCATCTGTCGGCGAAAACATTGCTTATGGTCTTCCAGATGACGTTGTCTCCAAGGATGAGATAATAAAAGCTGCCAAAGCTGCCAATGCTCATGAATTCATCATCTCGCTTCCACAG GGCTATGATACTCTTGTGGGAGAACGAGGTAGCCTCCTAAGTGGGGGACAGAGACAG AGAATTGCAATTGCCCGAGCTCTTCTGAAAAATGCTCCTTTTCTAATACTTGATGAG GCTACAAGTGCACTGGACACAACAAGTGAGCGGCTTGTGCAGGAAGCTCTCGATCTCTTGATGAAGGGTAGGACTTCTTTGGTGATCGCCCACAGGTTGAGCACCGTGCAAAACGCGCACCGAATCGCCGTCTGCTCAGATGGCAAGATCATGGAACTTGGGACGCACGCGGAATTGGTCGCCAAGGGAGGCAGTTATGCAGCACTTGTAGGCACGCAAAGGCTTGCGTTTGAGTAA